In Campylobacter suis, the following proteins share a genomic window:
- the gltX gene encoding glutamate--tRNA ligase, with translation MYRFAPSPTGDMHIGNLRAAIFNYICSLQDKSGFILRIEDTDSERNIDGKEKEIVEILAKFGIVAEQIYIQSKNLKFHRQLASKLLIDKKAFACFCTEDELENKKQKAKENGVAYRYDGTCEKMSNDEVLACEKPFVIRMKKPAHTMSFTDAIKGELSFEPDAVDSFVIMRADKTPTYNFACAVDDMLEGVSFVIRGEDHVSNTPKQDLIREGLGYTDTMRYAHLPIILNGDGKKMSKRDNASSVKWMLETGFMPEAIANYLILLGNKTPVEIFTIKEAAQWFDISKISRSPAKFDIAKLEHVNREHIKLASDERLSELLELDKKFANLARFYTQESSLLPQIKEKIEKIYTAKSIPSEFANDFETIKHAAKTLKECETYDEFKTELMSATSLKGKSFFMPLRYAITGDFKGPELGELYPLIKADIKEIIR, from the coding sequence ATGTATCGTTTTGCACCCTCACCAACGGGTGACATGCACATCGGAAATTTGCGAGCTGCCATCTTTAACTACATATGCTCATTGCAAGATAAAAGTGGGTTTATTTTGCGCATAGAAGACACTGATAGTGAGCGAAATATAGACGGAAAAGAGAAAGAAATTGTAGAAATTTTAGCAAAATTTGGCATCGTTGCAGAGCAAATTTACATCCAAAGCAAAAATCTAAAATTTCACCGCCAACTAGCAAGCAAACTACTCATAGACAAAAAAGCATTTGCCTGCTTTTGCACAGAAGATGAGCTAGAAAACAAAAAGCAAAAAGCAAAAGAAAATGGAGTAGCATATAGGTATGATGGCACTTGCGAAAAGATGAGCAATGATGAGGTTTTAGCATGCGAAAAACCATTTGTCATACGCATGAAAAAGCCAGCACATACAATGAGCTTTACTGATGCGATAAAAGGAGAGCTAAGCTTTGAGCCAGACGCTGTTGATAGCTTTGTTATTATGAGAGCAGATAAAACGCCCACATACAACTTTGCTTGCGCTGTTGATGATATGCTTGAGGGCGTAAGTTTTGTAATACGCGGCGAAGATCATGTTAGCAACACACCAAAACAAGACCTCATCCGAGAAGGACTTGGTTACACAGATACGATGCGTTATGCCCACTTGCCAATTATCTTAAACGGCGATGGCAAAAAAATGAGTAAAAGAGATAATGCAAGTAGCGTAAAATGGATGCTTGAAACAGGTTTTATGCCCGAGGCTATAGCAAACTATCTCATACTTCTTGGCAACAAAACACCTGTTGAAATTTTTACTATCAAAGAGGCTGCACAGTGGTTTGATATTAGCAAAATCTCACGCTCTCCAGCAAAATTTGACATAGCCAAGCTAGAGCATGTTAACCGCGAGCACATAAAGCTTGCTAGCGATGAGCGACTTAGTGAGCTATTAGAACTTGACAAAAAATTTGCAAATTTAGCTCGCTTTTATACCCAAGAAAGCTCTCTTTTACCACAAATAAAAGAAAAAATAGAAAAAATTTATACAGCCAAATCAATACCAAGTGAATTTGCTAACGATTTTGAAACTATCAAACATGCAGCAAAAACCCTAAAAGAGTGTGAAACTTACGATGAGTTTAAAACAGAGCTTATGAGCGCCACAAGCCTAAAAGGCAAAAGCTTTTTTATGCCACTTCGTTACGCCATAACGGGCGACTTTAAAGGACCAGAGCTTGGTGAGCTTTATCCGCTAATAAAAGCAGATATTAAGGAGATTATTAGATGA
- the mscL gene encoding large-conductance mechanosensitive channel protein MscL, whose protein sequence is MSFISEFKEFAMKGNVVDMAVGVVIGGAFGKIVSSLVADVIMPIVGVLTGGVNFTDLKFTLKEAVGEVPAVTINYGSFIQTAVDFIIIAFCIFCVIKALNSLKKKEEPAPEAPAETPADIALLTEIRDLLKK, encoded by the coding sequence ATGAGCTTTATTAGTGAATTTAAAGAGTTTGCCATGAAGGGCAATGTTGTCGATATGGCGGTTGGTGTTGTTATCGGCGGAGCGTTTGGAAAGATAGTTTCTTCACTTGTTGCTGATGTTATTATGCCAATAGTTGGTGTTTTAACGGGCGGTGTAAATTTTACAGATCTAAAATTTACGCTAAAAGAAGCTGTTGGTGAGGTTCCAGCAGTGACTATAAATTACGGTAGCTTTATCCAAACAGCAGTTGATTTTATCATCATTGCATTTTGTATTTTTTGCGTTATTAAAGCACTAAATTCACTTAAAAAGAAAGAGGAGCCAGCTCCTGAAGCACCAGCTGAAACTCCAGCAGATATCGCACTCTTAACCGAGATAAGAGATCTTCTTAAAAAATAA
- a CDS encoding Crp/Fnr family transcriptional regulator, whose amino-acid sequence MLKKIPIFKTLSPEKLGELEEIVVTKSYKKGEFLFLEGEEPKWLIYLLSGSVKLYKTTPNGKEIFLHQLPPMNFVAEVVNFENIAYPASAVFVISGEVVKINYEKFYSKFMADPEICMAIIRSMSEKLRITSNLLHQELILSSEAKVAQFILSHEDVFNELKHTKIASILNITPETFSRILNKFKAQNLVKLDEKNQISEKNVELLEAICS is encoded by the coding sequence GTGCTTAAAAAGATACCTATTTTTAAAACACTAAGCCCAGAAAAGCTAGGAGAGCTTGAGGAGATTGTGGTAACAAAAAGCTATAAAAAAGGTGAGTTTTTGTTCCTTGAGGGTGAAGAGCCAAAGTGGCTTATCTACTTGCTTTCAGGCTCTGTTAAGCTTTATAAAACGACACCAAATGGAAAGGAAATTTTCCTTCATCAGCTACCTCCTATGAATTTTGTTGCTGAAGTTGTAAATTTTGAAAATATCGCATATCCAGCAAGCGCTGTGTTTGTCATCTCTGGGGAGGTGGTAAAGATAAATTATGAAAAATTTTATAGTAAATTTATGGCAGACCCAGAAATTTGCATGGCTATAATACGCTCAATGTCTGAAAAACTTCGTATCACAAGCAACCTTTTACATCAAGAGCTTATACTAAGTTCAGAAGCCAAAGTAGCGCAGTTTATCCTTTCGCATGAAGATGTGTTTAACGAACTAAAACACACTAAAATAGCCTCTATCTTAAACATTACACCAGAGACTTTTTCAAGAATTTTAAACAAATTTAAGGCTCAAAATTTAGTAAAACTTGATGAGAAAAACCAAATTTCTGAAAAAAATGTTGAGCTTTTAGAAGCTATTTGTTCTTAA
- a CDS encoding metallophosphoesterase, whose amino-acid sequence MRLLTIFLVAILFSVGANFYAYKRFISKVDFLQPYLKFIRIAFFIIVPFEIIFFLQIRFDILNLQGYLIAGAMVAFSWFLLFISLIYDITKSILKKSKYNSNRRKFIKFCFDVTFIILFASYFLKGVFCALTPPKVKHTNIKIKGLASGLRIALISDVHIGEFLQKEFMATLVFQINEQRPDMVVIVGDLIDFDAKKIGDNLDPLKDLRSTYGTFYVPGNHEYYHGVRDIMAKISELGIKILGNENISVGGINLAGVYDLAGFRFKHFEPDLDQALAGKDESLPTVLLSHQPKFIRTMQKDVDLVLCGHTHAGQIFPFQLLVMIDQPYLYGLYKHNDKMQVYVSSGAGFWGPPVRILAPSEIAILNLYGE is encoded by the coding sequence TTGAGACTTTTAACTATATTTTTGGTTGCTATTTTATTTTCTGTGGGCGCAAATTTTTACGCATATAAGCGCTTTATTAGCAAAGTTGATTTCTTGCAACCGTATTTAAAATTTATACGCATAGCGTTTTTTATCATAGTGCCGTTTGAGATTATATTTTTCTTGCAAATTCGCTTTGATATTTTAAACTTACAAGGCTATTTAATCGCAGGTGCGATGGTGGCTTTTAGCTGGTTTTTGCTTTTTATAAGTCTTATTTATGACATTACAAAAAGTATATTAAAAAAGAGCAAATATAACTCAAATCGCCGAAAATTCATCAAATTTTGCTTTGATGTGACTTTTATTATACTTTTTGCGAGCTATTTTTTAAAAGGGGTTTTTTGTGCGCTTACTCCACCAAAAGTAAAACATACCAATATAAAAATAAAAGGCCTAGCTTCTGGACTTAGGATAGCACTTATTTCAGATGTTCATATCGGTGAGTTTTTGCAAAAAGAATTTATGGCAACACTGGTTTTTCAGATAAATGAGCAGCGCCCAGATATGGTTGTGATAGTGGGTGATCTTATCGACTTTGATGCAAAAAAGATAGGCGATAACCTAGATCCTCTAAAAGATTTGCGTTCTACTTATGGTACATTTTATGTCCCGGGTAATCACGAGTATTATCATGGAGTAAGAGATATAATGGCAAAAATTTCAGAACTTGGTATTAAAATTTTAGGCAATGAAAATATCTCTGTGGGCGGTATAAATTTGGCTGGAGTTTATGATCTGGCCGGATTTAGATTTAAACATTTTGAGCCAGATTTAGATCAGGCATTGGCTGGTAAGGATGAGAGTTTGCCTACAGTTTTACTATCACATCAGCCAAAATTTATAAGAACTATGCAAAAAGATGTAGATCTTGTTCTTTGTGGGCATACCCATGCTGGGCAAATTTTTCCTTTTCAGCTACTTGTGATGATAGATCAGCCATATTTATACGGACTTTATAAACATAATGATAAAATGCAAGTTTATGTTAGCTCTGGTGCTGGCTTTTGGGGTCCACCAGTTCGTATACTCGCACCAAGCGAGATAGCGATATTAAATTTATACGGAGAGTGA
- a CDS encoding phosphatidylserine decarboxylase, which yields MSMDRVFSRYFGLFGKIKFPKAVQTFINEQYIKYFKLDMSEFDKASEYESLNALFTRNFLKEREFDKDKQIFISPCDGTCLSSGTTKDGMAFSIKGKTYSLKELLGQSISEVELKNEYDFANIYLSPKDYHHYHAPCDLKILKAVHMGGKLYSVAKKWLEKVDGLYAKNERVALRCQMDNGKLMWLVFVGALNVSKMKFTFDERIQTNANASQVQVYGYENLYVKKGERLGNFELGSTILIINEKDAIEYNLSEEKQIKQAETIGLVRL from the coding sequence GTGAGTATGGATAGAGTGTTTTCTAGATATTTTGGACTTTTTGGTAAGATAAAATTTCCAAAAGCGGTACAAACTTTTATAAACGAACAGTACATAAAGTATTTTAAGCTTGATATGAGCGAGTTTGATAAAGCAAGCGAATATGAAAGTCTAAATGCTCTTTTTACAAGAAATTTTCTAAAAGAGCGCGAATTTGATAAAGATAAACAAATTTTTATAAGTCCGTGCGATGGCACATGTCTAAGTAGCGGTACAACAAAAGATGGTATGGCTTTTAGTATAAAGGGTAAAACTTACAGTCTAAAAGAGCTTTTGGGGCAAAGCATAAGTGAAGTTGAGTTAAAAAATGAGTATGACTTTGCTAATATCTACCTAAGCCCAAAAGACTACCATCACTACCACGCTCCGTGTGATCTTAAAATTTTAAAAGCCGTGCATATGGGTGGCAAGCTTTATAGTGTAGCTAAAAAATGGCTTGAAAAAGTTGATGGGCTTTATGCTAAAAATGAGCGTGTTGCGCTTAGATGTCAGATGGATAATGGCAAACTGATGTGGCTTGTGTTTGTTGGGGCATTAAATGTTAGCAAGATGAAATTTACCTTTGATGAGCGGATACAAACAAATGCTAACGCCAGTCAAGTGCAGGTTTATGGATATGAAAATTTATATGTAAAAAAGGGCGAAAGGCTTGGAAATTTCGAGCTTGGCTCAACGATACTTATCATAAATGAAAAAGATGCGATAGAATATAATCTAAGTGAAGAAAAACAAATAAAACAGGCCGAAACTATCGGCTTAGTAAGGCTTTAA
- a CDS encoding DNA polymerase III subunit gamma/tau codes for MQALALKYRPKNFDELIGQEAVSKSLSHALNEGRISHAYLFSGLRGSGKTSSARIFSKALVCEHGPSSRPCEICPHCQMANESRHMDIIEMDAASHRKIDDIRELIEQTKYAPASARYKIFIIDEVHMLTKEAFNALLKTLEEPPSYVKFILATTDPLKLPATVLSRTQHFRFKQISRLNIIKHLQFILSKEGISYENEALEILARSGSGSLRDTLTLLDQAIIFSEQKLTQSSVASMLGLLDPSRIEQILDTILAKDKETLRVLISEFESYEPEMIIDELIANLKEKFLAGDSKFSLLVYERFLRILAQAKSMLTTTSDNGFVLCVMFFMMLEALNLQSIDDAIAISQTTQISQTPKPQQNIDSQPVKQMAQAQPILKQAPQKSQYEVFTSRLYDRDYDLGECFRRSVEFVSFESDILTLATPQDGDDRQMLVDKFKIINQICKEIFGANTKIDAQKKQIQKPKSSLDEMMSKELENIKETSLQQTPDTQPVIQKEPKEKPSLLSINSNKSETEREAIRQNSILQEAQNLFGTPRIE; via the coding sequence TTGCAAGCACTAGCACTAAAATATCGACCCAAAAATTTTGACGAGCTCATCGGTCAAGAAGCAGTCAGTAAAAGTCTTAGCCACGCACTAAACGAGGGTCGCATAAGCCACGCATATCTTTTTTCAGGACTTCGAGGAAGTGGCAAAACATCAAGTGCTAGAATTTTTTCAAAAGCCCTAGTTTGCGAGCATGGTCCAAGCTCTCGTCCGTGTGAAATTTGTCCTCACTGCCAAATGGCAAATGAGAGCAGACATATGGACATAATAGAGATGGATGCTGCTAGCCACCGCAAGATAGATGACATAAGAGAACTTATAGAACAAACCAAGTACGCCCCAGCCAGTGCACGCTATAAAATTTTCATCATTGATGAAGTGCATATGCTTACAAAAGAGGCATTTAATGCACTTTTAAAGACACTTGAAGAGCCACCAAGCTATGTTAAATTTATCCTTGCCACGACAGATCCTTTAAAACTTCCAGCCACGGTTCTTTCGCGTACACAGCATTTTAGATTTAAACAGATAAGTCGTTTAAATATCATAAAACATCTACAATTTATCCTAAGCAAAGAGGGCATAAGCTACGAAAATGAAGCACTTGAAATTCTAGCTCGCAGTGGCTCTGGATCACTTCGTGATACTCTTACTTTACTTGATCAAGCTATTATTTTTAGTGAGCAAAAGCTTACACAAAGCTCGGTAGCATCTATGCTCGGTCTTCTTGATCCAAGCAGGATAGAGCAAATTTTAGATACTATCTTGGCAAAAGATAAAGAGACATTAAGAGTGCTTATATCTGAGTTTGAAAGCTATGAGCCAGAGATGATAATAGACGAACTTATAGCAAATTTAAAAGAGAAATTTCTAGCTGGAGATAGTAAATTTTCACTGCTTGTTTATGAGAGGTTTTTACGCATTTTAGCTCAGGCAAAAAGTATGTTAACTACCACTAGTGACAACGGCTTTGTCCTTTGTGTAATGTTTTTTATGATGCTTGAAGCATTAAATTTACAAAGCATAGATGATGCTATCGCTATTAGTCAAACAACGCAAATTTCTCAAACACCAAAACCACAGCAAAATATCGATAGCCAACCTGTAAAACAAATGGCACAAGCTCAGCCCATACTAAAGCAAGCACCACAAAAAAGCCAGTATGAAGTTTTCACATCAAGGCTTTATGATAGAGACTATGATCTTGGGGAGTGCTTTAGGCGAAGCGTGGAATTTGTATCTTTTGAAAGTGATATTTTAACACTTGCAACACCACAAGATGGCGATGATAGACAGATGCTTGTTGATAAATTTAAGATCATAAATCAAATTTGTAAAGAGATATTTGGTGCAAATACAAAAATAGACGCCCAGAAAAAACAGATACAAAAGCCCAAAAGTAGCCTTGATGAGATGATGAGCAAAGAGCTTGAAAACATCAAAGAAACCTCATTACAACAAACACCAGACACGCAGCCAGTCATACAAAAAGAGCCAAAAGAAAAGCCAAGCTTGTTATCTATAAACTCAAACAAAAGCGAGACTGAACGCGAAGCGATAAGACAAAACTCTATCTTGCAAGAAGCACAAAATCTATTTGGAACGCCACGGATAGAGTAG
- the rho gene encoding transcription termination factor Rho has protein sequence MENNETQQQNEQKENTKPTKKHQNTRTHTPVDGHKIEELRTLDLENLVQIANAVGVENPREFRRQDLIFEILKTQTSQGGFILFTGILEITNEGYGFLRSVDANISDSSNDAYVSNSQIRKFALRVGDIVTGQVREPKDQEKYYALLKIEAINYMPLAEAKERPLFDNLTPLFPTEKIKLEYDAMKLTGRVLDLFTPLGKGQRGLIVAPPRSGKTELMKELAHGIAKNHPEAQLMVLLVDERPEEVTDMQRCVKGEVYSSTFDLPAQNHVRVAELVIEKAKRLVEMGKDVIILLDSITRLARAYNTVTPPSGKVLTGGVDANALHKPKRFFGAARNIEGGGSLTIIATALIDTGSRMDEVIFEEFKGTGNSEVVLDRNISDRRIYPAISVLKSGTRKEELLQKPDELQKIWAIRTAIASMDDVEALKFLYAKMLKTKDNAELLSILNE, from the coding sequence ATGGAAAATAACGAAACCCAACAGCAAAATGAGCAAAAAGAAAACACAAAACCCACTAAAAAACACCAAAACACCCGCACTCATACTCCAGTTGATGGACATAAAATCGAAGAGCTAAGAACACTCGATCTAGAAAATTTAGTTCAGATAGCAAATGCGGTAGGCGTGGAAAATCCACGAGAATTTCGCCGACAAGATTTGATATTTGAAATTTTAAAAACACAGACATCACAGGGTGGCTTCATACTTTTTACAGGAATTTTAGAGATAACAAACGAAGGCTACGGCTTTTTACGCTCTGTTGATGCAAATATCAGTGATAGCTCAAACGACGCTTATGTTTCAAACTCACAAATACGCAAATTTGCACTTCGTGTTGGTGATATAGTTACAGGGCAAGTTAGAGAGCCAAAAGATCAGGAAAAATACTACGCTTTATTAAAAATAGAAGCCATAAACTACATGCCTCTTGCTGAGGCAAAAGAGCGTCCACTTTTTGACAACCTAACTCCACTTTTCCCAACCGAAAAAATAAAACTTGAATACGATGCCATGAAACTTACAGGACGGGTTTTAGACCTTTTTACGCCACTTGGAAAAGGTCAGCGTGGACTTATCGTAGCGCCTCCAAGAAGCGGCAAAACAGAGCTTATGAAAGAGCTTGCTCATGGTATTGCCAAAAACCATCCAGAAGCTCAACTCATGGTGCTTTTAGTCGATGAACGCCCAGAGGAAGTAACTGATATGCAGCGCTGCGTAAAAGGTGAAGTTTATAGCTCTACTTTTGATCTCCCCGCGCAAAACCATGTACGCGTGGCAGAGCTTGTCATCGAAAAAGCAAAACGCCTTGTAGAGATGGGAAAAGATGTCATCATACTTCTTGACAGCATTACTCGTTTAGCTCGTGCTTATAACACCGTAACTCCACCAAGCGGCAAGGTACTAACGGGTGGTGTTGACGCAAATGCTCTACACAAGCCAAAACGCTTCTTTGGTGCAGCTAGAAATATCGAAGGTGGCGGCAGTCTAACGATAATCGCAACCGCTCTTATTGACACTGGCTCGCGCATGGATGAGGTTATATTTGAGGAATTTAAAGGCACAGGAAACAGTGAAGTTGTGCTAGATCGTAATATCTCAGATAGAAGAATTTATCCAGCCATAAGCGTCTTAAAGTCAGGCACAAGAAAAGAGGAGCTACTTCAAAAACCAGACGAACTTCAGAAAATTTGGGCTATACGCACCGCTATTGCGAGCATGGATGATGTTGAAGCTTTGAAATTTTTATATGCAAAAATGTTAAAAACAAAAGATAACGCGGAGTTATTGTCTATCTTAAATGAGTAG
- a CDS encoding cation diffusion facilitator family transporter, which yields MMDFKDGSREKKIIKTAILGIIINVILASVKIFIALVSNSVAIISDAINNLSDAFSSLITIFGSKLAQKLPDENHPYGYGRVEYIGGLIVSIIVLMLGIEFLQTSIQNIINPVATSFTPPLLLILFIAIFVKFGIGFYYRKVGKETKSISLKAVGQEALGDAIIATIILISAALSYFANIQVDGYAGACASLFIIYNGVILIKETFDKIVGQRVEKQISDEIYAAIKSCDIVHGAYDLILHNYGVERYVGSANVEIDEHLPLCDVSQKLNELQISIYNKFRVYLVFGIYSINLGQNSAKECVANSLSDLKSIKEIHAFFINLKQKRIRFDVVVDYKERDLAWLRAQIEQRVEQNYPDFEVFIVIDREFS from the coding sequence ATGATGGATTTTAAGGACGGAAGTCGCGAGAAAAAGATCATCAAAACGGCTATTTTAGGGATTATCATAAATGTAATTTTAGCAAGTGTTAAAATTTTTATCGCTCTTGTTTCAAATTCAGTAGCCATAATTTCAGATGCCATAAACAATCTAAGTGATGCATTTTCAAGTTTAATAACGATATTTGGCTCAAAGCTGGCTCAAAAGCTACCAGATGAAAACCACCCATACGGTTATGGCAGGGTTGAATATATCGGTGGCTTAATAGTTTCAATCATCGTTCTCATGCTTGGCATTGAGTTCTTACAAACTTCTATTCAAAATATTATTAATCCAGTGGCTACAAGCTTTACGCCGCCACTTTTACTTATACTTTTTATAGCCATTTTTGTAAAATTTGGTATAGGATTTTACTACCGAAAAGTTGGCAAAGAGACAAAATCTATCTCACTAAAAGCGGTAGGACAAGAGGCTTTAGGAGATGCGATAATAGCCACGATAATCCTAATCTCAGCTGCGCTTTCATACTTTGCCAACATTCAAGTTGATGGCTATGCAGGGGCTTGTGCGTCGTTGTTTATTATCTATAATGGTGTGATTTTGATAAAAGAAACATTTGATAAGATTGTTGGGCAAAGGGTTGAAAAGCAGATAAGCGATGAAATTTATGCTGCGATAAAGTCATGTGATATAGTGCATGGCGCTTACGATCTCATACTGCATAATTATGGTGTTGAGCGATATGTGGGTTCGGCAAATGTTGAGATAGATGAGCATTTGCCACTTTGTGATGTTTCGCAAAAGTTAAATGAGCTACAAATTTCAATTTATAATAAATTTCGCGTTTATCTAGTTTTTGGGATTTATAGTATAAACTTGGGTCAAAATAGCGCAAAAGAGTGCGTAGCAAACAGCCTTTCTGACTTAAAAAGCATAAAGGAAATTCACGCATTTTTTATAAATTTAAAGCAAAAGCGCATACGATTTGATGTTGTAGTTGATTATAAAGAGCGTGATTTGGCTTGGCTTAGAGCTCAGATAGAGCAAAGAGTTGAGCAAAACTATCCTGATTTTGAAGTTTTTATAGTGATTGATAGAGAATTTAGCTAA
- a CDS encoding c-type cytochrome, translating to MKRLAILGIASIFSVSAFAVDGAEIYKKCVGCHGADGTQKYHPKASPIVTLRKDRRLRALEGYKEGNNNKYGMGSAMRAQVQNLNQLELEAVNEYIESLKK from the coding sequence ATGAAAAGACTGGCTATTTTGGGGATTGCGTCTATTTTTAGTGTTTCAGCATTTGCTGTTGATGGAGCTGAAATTTACAAAAAATGTGTTGGCTGTCATGGTGCAGATGGTACGCAAAAGTATCATCCTAAAGCAAGCCCTATCGTTACCCTACGAAAAGACCGCAGACTACGCGCCCTTGAAGGATATAAAGAGGGAAATAACAACAAATACGGTATGGGTTCAGCCATGAGAGCACAGGTGCAAAACCTAAACCAACTCGAACTTGAAGCCGTAAACGAGTATATAGAGTCACTAAAAAAGTAA
- a CDS encoding glycosyltransferase family 32 protein translates to MQTLALFINRTSKILGALVKGFGYIFHFIFPKMRFNIPRYSEAKLTPKKQTNIPKTIWQINYTYKVSLPVYINYLFNRLLSLDWEYRHFSNDDATKFIKELCDEDTFNAYDQLNDGAAKADFFRLFVLNKFGGIYLDIDACFCLPPSMLIDEKQSELFLMTKHRFSNYFMASAPDNKFIKQTIEMIVQNIKDKNTSNGVYALTGPTVLNAAITDENSVTHRHNRFTCVQGSFTNEHFQYIDKPRGKWTHISPDSILKS, encoded by the coding sequence TTGCAAACATTAGCACTTTTTATCAATAGAACAAGTAAAATTTTAGGCGCTCTTGTTAAGGGTTTTGGCTATATATTTCACTTTATATTTCCTAAAATGAGATTTAACATACCGCGCTATAGCGAAGCAAAACTTACGCCAAAAAAGCAGACCAATATCCCAAAAACCATCTGGCAGATAAACTATACATACAAAGTCTCTCTACCAGTATATATAAACTATCTTTTCAACAGACTTTTGTCGCTAGATTGGGAGTATAGGCATTTTAGCAATGATGATGCGACAAAATTTATAAAAGAGTTGTGCGATGAGGATACTTTTAATGCTTATGACCAGCTAAATGATGGAGCAGCAAAAGCTGACTTTTTTAGACTTTTTGTGCTGAATAAATTTGGCGGGATATATCTTGATATAGATGCTTGCTTTTGCTTGCCACCAAGCATGCTTATAGATGAGAAACAAAGTGAGCTATTTTTAATGACAAAACATCGCTTTAGCAACTACTTTATGGCAAGTGCACCTGATAATAAATTTATCAAACAAACCATAGAAATGATAGTCCAAAATATCAAAGACAAAAACACAAGCAATGGCGTATATGCACTTACTGGGCCAACTGTTCTAAATGCAGCCATCACTGATGAAAATAGCGTTACACATCGTCATAATCGCTTTACATGTGTACAAGGCAGTTTTACAAATGAGCACTTTCAATACATCGATAAACCACGCGGCAAATGGACACATATAAGCCCAGATAGTATTTTGAAGTCATAA
- a CDS encoding lipid A biosynthesis acyltransferase, with protein MSITKKLQYKFLYHLYIVFNAIFMLVPKPVSKKILEIFAFLVYKLNSHYHKIAISNLKLVFDNSKSEQELEKIALNSYKSLAFNMFELLENQNLPKDEILKKMSVIGGEFITNALNSGRKIIFVTAHYGGWELTLPGIALAFDMKVGVVNKKMQNPYIQEIYAAARAKNNITMIEKHSAAKGMLQTLNKGNQVAIVIDQHTDTGCEIEFLGKKVIATDAVARLAIKIDALIVPILTTKSEFRKHEVTVFEPIDVRQILDEDKIFTLTKLQNDIISAQILKNPDLWLWQHKRFKAFYNEIYE; from the coding sequence GTGAGCATAACAAAAAAGTTACAATATAAATTTCTCTATCATCTTTATATCGTCTTTAATGCCATTTTTATGCTTGTGCCAAAGCCAGTTTCAAAAAAGATCCTTGAAATTTTTGCATTTTTAGTCTATAAACTAAACTCTCACTACCATAAAATAGCAATCTCAAATTTAAAACTAGTTTTTGATAATTCAAAAAGCGAGCAAGAACTAGAAAAGATAGCACTAAATTCATACAAAAGCCTTGCGTTTAACATGTTTGAGCTACTTGAAAATCAAAATTTACCAAAAGATGAAATTTTAAAAAAGATGAGTGTTATTGGTGGCGAATTTATCACAAATGCCCTTAATAGCGGTCGTAAAATCATCTTTGTTACCGCACACTATGGTGGGTGGGAGCTTACTTTACCAGGCATTGCACTAGCCTTTGACATGAAAGTTGGCGTGGTAAATAAAAAGATGCAAAACCCATACATACAAGAAATTTATGCCGCTGCAAGAGCTAAAAACAACATCACAATGATAGAAAAACACTCAGCAGCAAAAGGCATGCTACAAACACTAAATAAAGGCAACCAAGTAGCCATCGTTATTGATCAGCACACAGACACTGGTTGTGAGATAGAGTTTTTGGGTAAAAAGGTTATCGCCACCGATGCTGTAGCAAGGCTTGCTATAAAGATTGACGCACTTATTGTGCCGATACTAACCACTAAAAGTGAGTTTAGAAAGCACGAAGTTACGGTCTTTGAGCCTATTGATGTAAGGCAAATTTTAGATGAAGATAAAATTTTTACGCTAACTAAGCTTCAAAACGATATAATCTCAGCGCAAATTCTTAAAAATCCAGACCTTTGGCTCTGGCAACACAAGCGCTTTAAGGCATTTTATAATGAAATTTATGAGTAA